The genomic interval AACACCCTCACATCAGCGCTaactagtttttgttttttttgtgatttgatGCAACGGTATgtaatactaagtatagtgttataaatttacatacattttttaaaaatgaaaacataaaaaactttgcaggatcaTCACATTCTGTGAAAAGGGcctataatgaataataataataataataataatttgcaggGGATGGATGGAGTggtaatttatgttttatttatatttttaatgaaattttttgaagacattttaaaatgaattgcttACATTAGGCTATGTTTCTggcttaaatgtttttgttagatACCATGCATAaataagtgatatatatatatatatgtgtgtgtgtgtgtgtgtgtgtgtgtatatatatatatatatatatatatatatatatatatatgtatgtaatgctggagtttgttggtgtttgttggcttTCTTTGGGTCAGTGTGAATTGTCCTTTTATAGTCCGTTGACAAGCCGGGATTGTTTCCATTTTGTTTCAGTGGTTTAGCAGTCTGACAGAAACTGGAGACTGGCCTGAATTCTCTTTAACCCTTTTCATTATGTTATACTTTGTATAAAACTTTGATTTGGGGATATATATTCACTATTATTAACTAGTTAAAATGTTAGATAAAAAAATAACCCTTCACAGATAAGGTGAGTAAGTGATTTTATCATACTAGTTTCATTTAAACATGTACGGTATTGAAATCTAGACTTCCATtagctatatatttttattttattattaatttaaacgATGTACAATTTTTCTAGGTCGACAAATATGGTCCATTTCGTTTCTAATGAATATAAAACTTGGGAATCTTTGAATCGCTCATTAAAAAATGCAACCGTCTACAGATCTCTTGATTGTGATTGGACGGGATCGCTGCTCTGACTCCTCCCACTCCCGCATATAATTATGAAGTTCCTCAGGAGTGCTCGTGTCGGTCACCTCACCGATCCTCTTAGGTTTCCTTTTGGCAACACCTTCATCACTTCATCTACTGAATATTTGCACACTTGAGGATGAAGATGAACGATTCACTTCGCGCGTTTGACTTTGAGCGTCAGTTTGATGATCGAGTCGCGCTGGAATGGTTTCAGCAGAACTGGTGAGTCAATTGAGCAGAAAATGAATCACTGATTCATCTTGAATTCTATTAACCCTGATGTTCGCTCATAAATGAAGATTATTAAAGCAGGATAGAATAGAATAGGCTGGGCTgctgtatatacacatataatgTGATGTGAAATACATAACAGCCTACACATTATAATACtcaatatttaataatacagaAGCAGACAGTCCAAGATGCTTAAAATGTGTATTGTGCTACATAATTGTCATATATCTAACATGTGTTCTACTTTAACCGTAATATTTCATATGTATGTTAGTAAAGGCAGTATGTAGTATGCTGCTTTTGCTTTAAACACTCCCTGCTCATTAAAGTGAGGCAGTAAAGTCATCAGTCTGAGAGAATCACCTTTGACCTTTCATCACAAACATCACAGTCACATTAACAAACAATGAAGACTAAAATGACCTGATGATTCTTGTTCATTAATGTGTGTGTTGAGTTCAGACTACAGGTGATTTATAACTCTATACGGCTGTGATTGATTGGTGGATGTAGGTGGTAAGAGCAGGTTCACGTCAAGGACGGCGGAGATACGCTCACCTTTGACCTTTCGGCTGATTGtgacataatattttatttgcagGTTCAGATCAGGACAGGGACGTTGTTATGTGTGACAAGGGGTCAGTGGGAAAGTCTAGAGAAATgctgtgaaaaatgtaaaaataaaatcaaataaaataagattaaaataaatttaaaaaaagtggaAATATAATAAGTATCTAGAGAAATgctttacaaaaatgtaaagataaataataataataataattattaaattaatctatttaatagattaattttgaataaaattacataaataatcaaatataaataaataaaaaaggggTTATAAAATATAGATGcctaacatttttatgattgctatttttaaataatttataaataaacttgccttgcatTCTGTCACAATCATTCTTTAATATCCACCTGCAGTGCATAACTAACATCTATAGGTGAATCATTAGGTCTAAAAGTGACGTATAATTGGCCTGAATGTCCTCTGTGTTTTAGGGGAACAGCGTTCGTTCTGTCTGGGACGTATGCGGTGCTTATATATCTTGGACGCAGCTTTATGAAGCGCCGGGAGAAGCTGGACCTGCGGACGCCGCTCATGCTCTGGTCACTAAGTCTGGCCGTATTCAGGTGAGACTCCTGCAGTCTGAGAAAACACACCCAACCCTCCGCACTTACTCAGAACATGTCAGAATGCACCGGGTCAGATATTATCTCAGTGTGATCGTATCTGTCTTCTGGAAGCTCAGTTGTGAGTTTTCTTGGTGCACAGATCAGTGATGAATGAATCCGCTGTAATCACAGCATCAGTTTAATCTTCACAGTAGTTGTTTTTTCCTCATTGCTCTTGTTCTCTCAGTATAATGGGCGCGCTGCGGACGGGCTGGTACATGTTCAATGTGGTGACGACACATGGCTTCCGGCAGTCTGTGTGTGACACTGCCTTCTACAGCGCCCCCGTCAGCAAGTTCTGGGCGTTTGCGTTCGCTCTGAGTAAAGCGCCTGAGCTCGGTAAGATCACATACTGTTAATACTGATTGCTGTGGTTTAAAGTGTAACTCATAACTCTTCTTGTTCTTTATTGGCCAATCTTCTCTTTAAGCGTTATGAAAGATGAGCACACTGACAAAAAATGATTTACTATTAAACAACTTTCATTCAGAAGTTGCAAGTAAAAAATTGGAAGTAGAAAGACTATAtagtctttatatatatatatatacacactgtatattttagtatttatatatatattatagtattttcttgtaaaacatactccaataatctttgttttatttacaacattagTTTATGAACTCTAATCTTGAAACTTTAAACCCCCAATTATAACATTTAACTCCTAAATTATTGTTCAAGTTCAAAACTATTATGCACAGGTTTTTTGATATACTGTTGATTGCAACTTTGACAATTTTCATGAATATTTCACCTcagaataaatgaaattatatttagcattagaaaaataatgcctattaatattttttgcattgtgactttttttcatgACAgtaatatggaagcttgtttccgccactaaataaaaaataaaaaaggtaattgtgactttttatatcataattctgtctttttttcttgcaattgcaagatttaaactcgcaattgcgtgatataaagtcagaattgtgagatataaagtcagaattgcgagataaagtcagaattgtgagttataaagtcagaattgcgatataaagtcagaattgtgagttttaaagtcagaattgcgagttataaagtcagaattgtgagttataaagtcagaattgcgagatataaagtcagaattgtgtgatacaaagtcagaattgcgagttataaagtcagaattgcgagttataaagtcagaattgtgtgatacaaagtcagaattgcgagatataaagtcagaattgtgagttataaagtcagaattgtgagttttaaagtcagaattgcgagttataaagtcagaattgtgagatataaagtcagaattgtgagttttaaagtcagaattgcgagttataaagtcagaattgtgagatataaagtcagaattgtgtgatacaaagtcagaattgcgagatataaagtcagaattgcgagatataaagtcagaattgcgcgatataaagtcagaattgcgagatataaagtcagaattgcgagatataaagtcagaattgtgagttataaagtcagaattgtgagttataaagtcagaattgcgagttataaagtcagaattgcgagatataaagtcagaattgcgagatataaagtcagaattgtgagttataaagtcagaattgtgagttataaagtcagaattgtgagttttaaagtcagaattgcgagttataaagtcagaattgtgagatataaagtcagaattgtgtgatacaaagtcagaattgcgagatataaagtcagaattgcgagatataaagtcagaattgtgagttataaagtcagaattgtgagttataaagtcagaattgtgagttttaaagtcagaattgcgagttataaagtcagaattgtgagatataaagtcagaattgtgtgatacaaagtcagaattgcgagatataaagtcagaattgtgagttataaagtcagaattgcgagatataaagtcagaattgtgagatataaagtcagaattgtgagataaaaagtcacaattaccttttttatcttttatttcatggcggaaacaagcttccataaagtTAAGCACATCCATTATAAGTGCATttccagctaacaaaaatatgttctaagaacgttttgctaatgttcccattaagttatgaaaacgttacttttgaatgttctgtttttcaaatatacataagagaacattccattttgcaaacattctGAGAACGTTACTTTTgtatgttctctgaacgttctttttaaaaaatgttagatgaacgTCCAACTGAAACATTTCAGGAAAAAAGGTTCCATTAACGATgtgtaaataaagtttagacCAGAGGACTCTGAACGTTccattaacgttactggaagaacgtttgttcataactttgagagaaccttgccagaacattccTTATTAGCTGTAACAACTATTTTTGCTCATTctttaatgaaaatgattttacatGATATGTATGTCAGGAATGCTCCTCGAAtctaatgtgtttgtgttgttcagGTGACACGCTGTTCATTGTCCTGCGGAAGCAGCGTCTGATCTTCCTGCACTGGTATCACCACATCACCGTCCTGCTCTACAGCTGGTACTCGTATAAAGACCACGTGGCCGGCGGCGGCTGGTTCATGACCATCAACTACACCGTCCACGCGTTCATGTACAGTTACTACACCGCTAGAGCGGCGGGTACGCGCGTGCCAAAGCCGTTCGCCATGCTGATCACGGCGATGCAGATCGCGCAGATGCTCGCGGGTTTGAGCGTGCTGGGGCTCGTCTACAGCTGGAAAGACGACGTCCACTGCGTGTCCACCATGCACAACATCATCTACGGATCAGCGATGTACCTCAGCTACCTGCTGCTCTTCTCTGTTTTCTTCTATCAGTCTTACCTCAAACGCCCTGCAGACGAGAAGAGAGTGAAACGAGAGTGAAGAACTTCCACCCTGAATGCTTAGGTGttcttttaaatatgcaaaGCATCCATAAAGTATGTGTAAAAGCACTAGTTTGCATGTTCAGAGACTAAAATATTAGGCTGCATCATCATATTTCACCTCAGAATATaagaaattatataataaagcCCATTTTTAGCACAGTTGAATTGTGagctttttaatgcaaaattttttattgttcttaGTGTTGGGAaacgttacttttaaaaataatgcattacaatgtaATTACTTTTGCTTTGCACAGTAACTATTTTTggtaaaagtaatgttacattactagttacttgaaaaaagtaatctgattactttacTCACGTTTCTTGTAATGCACCAAACACTGAAATGGGCTTCATTTTATTCAtgcaaaatatcattttatgtttttctaatgatttttggggtgaaatgtgactGTTGAAATGTTCATCAATGGAAGTTAATGAGTTAAGTGTGTTAATGTTTACAAAAGATTGATTTTGTCACAGTGAAACAAGGACAGATTCTCCTCTGATGTCtgtaagtgatgacagaatgaaatgcaaaatcacACTGTAAATGTGAACATGTAAAAATCATTTAAGAGGATATGCTTAAAAAGCAGTTTATGTTGTAAAGTGTCAGTAAAAATGACTCTCTTGTGATTTAGCATGTTATATTTCAGCACTTCAGAGTCCTAGACGTACTGTAAAGGACATGTTTAACAATCTTAAAGTGCTTTTGTATGTCAGAAATATCTGTGTGTAACTCTATAAACAGGTTTGACTGGCAGAACACAGAGTGTTTATTGTGCAGAAGGTTGTTGAGGCCCGTCAGACCTGACAGTAAACTCGTCTTTCTGGTTAGTCAACATAAGCAGTTTGAGTTCATCTTGTTGATGTATGCAGTTATTATCATAAACAATCTGCCTGATAGATGCAGTAATGCTGTACA from Ctenopharyngodon idella isolate HZGC_01 chromosome 12, HZGC01, whole genome shotgun sequence carries:
- the zgc:92749 gene encoding elongation of very long chain fatty acids protein 6-like, whose product is MKMNDSLRAFDFERQFDDRVALEWFQQNWGTAFVLSGTYAVLIYLGRSFMKRREKLDLRTPLMLWSLSLAVFSIMGALRTGWYMFNVVTTHGFRQSVCDTAFYSAPVSKFWAFAFALSKAPELGDTLFIVLRKQRLIFLHWYHHITVLLYSWYSYKDHVAGGGWFMTINYTVHAFMYSYYTARAAGTRVPKPFAMLITAMQIAQMLAGLSVLGLVYSWKDDVHCVSTMHNIIYGSAMYLSYLLLFSVFFYQSYLKRPADEKRVKRE